GCCTCGTGCCCCAACTCGCCAAGGTCCTGGGCGCGCCGACCCCCGCCGTACGCAAGCCCGGGTCGGTCTGGACCGAGCTGCCCCGGCCGGTGAGCGCCGGCGCCGAACCAGTCGGACACGTCCGCCTCGGGGACCTGGAAGACCTCACACGACTACGCGGCCAAAAAGGCCCAGGTCGAACTCCTCTACGCGATCGCCGACGGTGAGGTCATACCCGAGGAAGGCAAGCCCGACATCATCTTCTGCATCGACGAGTTCGGGCCGCTCAACCTCCAGCCCCACCCCGGGCGGCAGTGGACCGAACGCGGCGGCCGCCACAAGGACCCCGCCCGGGAACCGAGGCGCCGCCGGCGGGCGACCTACACCCGCCCGCACGGGGTCCGGCATCTGTTCGCCGCCTACGACCTGGCCAAGGGCAAGCTCTACGAGGTCACATCAAACCGAAGAAGAAGTGGACCAGGTTCCTGGAGTTCTGCCGTTACCTGCGCAGTCTCTACCCGCCCGAGATCCGCATCGCGATCGTGCTCGACAACTTGAGCAGGGCAGCATGATCCGTCGCTACATCATCTGGGGAAACAAGCACGCCGCCGACGAACGCCTCCGCGAGGTCGTGAACAGGGCGAACGTTGCCTGATGCGGCACTAGTTTGCGGCTGGTGTCTGAGCTAGGACTCCCGGGCCCTCATGAGCGTGGCCAGGCGGCGGGGGTGGTTGCCGGCAGCGGGATCTCATTCAACCGCAGCCACCGGTTCTGGCCGTCCTCGTCGGGCAGGCGGAACCGGATGTCGCCGGCCTCATCCGACTCGTATGGGGCGTCGCCCACCGCCCGTAGGAGGGCCCGCAGTCTGGGGTAGGGGGCCTGCATGGCCCGTCCGCGGACGTCCTCGTCGCGCAGGGCGGCCAGTGCGAGGGAAGCGACGTTCAACCCGGTGCGCTGGTGGCCGGCGGCATGAGCCGCCACCTCCGGGTGGTCCAGGATGGAAGCCAGCGCTTCAGGCCCAGCGACCGTGTACGTCAGTACTAGGTCCCCGCGCTGAAGCATCACTTGCGCGCCGGGCGTCATCATCCCTTTCTGCGTCGGGTCCATCGACAGGGCCACTTTGCCGATCATTGGGCCCGCGCCGACCTCGCGGACCTTGTCGAACTGCTCCACGGTGGCGTCCACGATCCGCTCGCAGTCGGGCAGGATCAGCACGCAGTGCCCGTTCCAGGAGGTGCCGGTCCAGGACGGCTGGAGTGAGCCGTGGCGGACCCGGTCGCCGTTCGAGTCCTGGATCACTAGGTTCACCGGCTGCAGCTCGGCCCGTACTCCCAGCTGCCCGTAGGCGTTCCGCAGGGTCTGGCATGCGTCCACGCAGACGTTCGCCGGGATGCTGCCGTCGATGATCGATACCCACAGGTGCGGCAGCATCAGCTCCACCAGCTGGTCTGGCTTCGCGTGTTGCAGCAGCGTTGCTGTCATCTTCAGATCCCCCCGTAGCGGCGAACTGCCGCTCGGTAAGACCGGGCCCGCCGTACGGGGGCGCGGTGCCGAGGGACGGCGTGGGGGCCGCTGCTGGGGCGTCCGGTGCTTCTTGCCTCGCTTCTGCTTCGACATGCGCAGAGCGTAAAGACCCCAACTGGCTGTACACCAGAGCGCGTTGACCTTGCCGGGGCCACCGCGTGTGCCCGGCATCCGCTCGGACGACCGGTCCTGTTACCTTCTCCCGTCGGCATTCGTCATGGGTGTGACGACCGAATGCGAACGGGCGTCGCACCAACGAGCGAATCGAGAACCGGATGCTGACCAACATCATGTACGTGACGATCTACGTCACCGATCAGGACCGCGCACTGGAGTTCTACACCGAGGGACTCGGCCTGGAAAAGCGGATCGACTACCCGGGGCCCGACGGACGTTTCCTCACCGTCGGCGTTCCCGATAGCCCGGTGCAGATCATTCTGTGGTCGCAGGCGGAGGGCGCGGGACAGCCGGCCGGCGTGCCCGGTCCGCTGATCCTCGAATCCGACGATTTGC
This is a stretch of genomic DNA from Streptomyces hawaiiensis. It encodes these proteins:
- a CDS encoding zinc finger domain-containing protein, with the protein product MKRFGIVSDDFKRLESHDCPMSTCAAPVGSPCRTGKGRVAIQYHTPRFRLVPQLAKVLGAPTPAVRKPGSVWTELPRPVSAGAEPVGHVRLGDLEDLTRLRGQKGPGRTPLRDRRR
- a CDS encoding VOC family protein, which produces MLTNIMYVTIYVTDQDRALEFYTEGLGLEKRIDYPGPDGRFLTVGVPDSPVQIILWSQAEGAGQPAGVPGPLILESDDLREDFEILRQRGVTFEESEPQDYPFGLRIEAVDPDGNRVSLRQPRKP